Genomic segment of Syntrophales bacterium:
GAAAAAAGCTACCGAGAGGCTTTCTAATCCACCCCGGATTAGCTTCTTCCATAAACATCTGCCGCCAGAGGGCCTCGGCCATTCCTTCCAGCGTTTTGTTCTGCCGGTGCAGAAGGTCGATCTTGTCGTCAAGACTGGAAAGCACACCTGCAATGGCGCGCTGTTCATTGTAGTCAGGAAGATTTAAGAACAAACTATCAAATGATTCACGTGGTACCCTTTGCCGTCCAGAAGTACCATGTAAATTTGCTTCTGCAAAATCACGAACATCAGACCACCGTGACAAGTAATAAACGAAGTCAATATCAGAAAGTCCTTCTCTGCCTCTGAAAACATGAAATTCTGTTGAACCGAAACCTTTACTATCAAGAAGACTTCTAACCTGGCATATTTTGCCATTTTCAAGACAAGGAGTAATCCGTGCAAAAAGAGTGTCTCTTTCCTGAAATCTTGTGCCCGAACTGTTGAAGGGTCTAACTGTAGATGGTTCACAAAATTTATTTCCATCTTTTAAATCTGCCATTTCAACGAAAGAACATATCGCCCCAGGTTCCAGCGTTACTGACGGGCTTATTTCTACAAATTTAGAAAAACGATATTCCTTCCACTCACTCATACCGTCTCCGTGTTCAAATACATAAAAGACTGCGGCGGTGTAGCATTAAAGTCTTCACGCAAGCACAATGCTTTTCTGTATTTTGTTACATTCTTTATATGGATGGCATAGCCATATTCTTTATTCGAGAAATACTTAAAAAAATAATCCTCGTTTATACCGGCATACTCCTTTGTTTGTTCCCATAATGCCGCCAATTCGTCGTTAATGATCGCTCCTATTTCGAACTCGCCGATAA
This window contains:
- a CDS encoding restriction endonuclease subunit S, with product MSEWKEYRFSKFVEISPSVTLEPGAICSFVEMADLKDGNKFCEPSTVRPFNSSGTRFQERDTLFARITPCLENGKICQVRSLLDSKGFGSTEFHVFRGREGLSDIDFVYYLSRWSDVRDFAEANLHGTSGRQRVPRESFDSLFLNLPDYNEQRAIAGVLSSLDDKIDLLHRQNKTLEGMAEALWRQMFMEEANPGWIRKPLGSFFPIKTGKKDANYSAEDGQYPFFTCSQNTLNSPDYSFDGHAILLAGNGDFNLKRYNGKFEAYQRTYVLIPHNELEVGFLYYGMRHHLDDITMGYRGSVINFITKGMIENFQLPIMPDTSIFHEACRRFNEINGKIDSNDGQIRTLSRLRDMLLPKLMSGEVTVKL